From a single Ovis aries strain OAR_USU_Benz2616 breed Rambouillet chromosome Y, ARS-UI_Ramb_v3.0, whole genome shotgun sequence genomic region:
- the ARSD gene encoding arylsulfatase D isoform X4, whose product MCLLLKTCELKSANTSKPNILLIMADDLGIGDLGCYGNNTLRTPNIDRLAEEGVRLTQHLAAAPLCTPSRAAFLTGRHAFRSGMDATDGYRALQWNAGSGGLPQNETTFARILQRQGYTTGLIGKWHQGINCASRNDHCHHPLHHGFDYFYGMPFTLVNDCHPDRPPALDAGLRAKLWLSTQIMALGVLTVVAGKACRLISVSWRLVLSVATLVLLFFTSWYASFGFVRRWNCILMRNHEVTEQPMALERAASLVLKEAVSFLARNKHGPFLLFVSLLHVHVPLVTTERFLGKSQHGLYGDNVEEMDWLVGEILNAVETHGLKNTTFTYFTSDHGGHLEARDGHVQLGGWNGIYRGGKGMAGWEGGIRVPGIFRWPGVLPAGRVIHEPTSLMDVFPTVVQLAGGQVPQDRVIDGRSLLPLLRGDAEHSAHEFLFHYCGQYLHAARWHDKDSGRLWKVHYTTPRFHPEGAGACHSRSVCPCSGAGVTHHDPPLLFDLSEDPSEARPLSPDAGPLYHEAVARVGRAVREHRRSLRPAPEQLSFWNVVWKPWLQPCCGPFPFCACSRDADPRET is encoded by the exons ATGTGTTTGCTTCTGAAGACTTGCGAGTTAAAATCAGCGAATACGTCTAAACCAAATATTCTGCTGATAATGGCGGACGATCTGGGCATTGGGGATCTCGGTTGCTATGGAAACAACACACTAAG GACACCGAACATCGACCGGCTGGCGGAGGAAGGCGTGAGGCTCACCCAGCACCTGGCGGCCGCCCCCCTGTGCACCCCAAGCAGGGCCGCCTTCCTCACGGGGAGACACGCCTTCAGATCAG GCATGGACGCCACGGATGGCTACCGGGCCCTGCAGTGGAACGCGGGTTCGGGGGGACTCCCGCAGAATGAAACCACGTTTGCGAGGATCCTTCAGCGGCAGGGGTACACCACGGGCCTCATCG GAAAATGGCATCAGGGTATAAACTGTGCCTCGCGCAACGACCACTGCCATCACCCTCTGCACCACGGCTTTGACTATTTCTACGGCATGCCCTTCACGCTGGTCAACGACTGCCACCCAGACAGGCCCCCGGCGCTGGATGCGGGCTTGAGGGCCAAGCTGTGGCTTTCCACCCAGATCATGGCCCTGGGCGTGCTGACCGTCGTGGCCGGCAAAGCCTGCAGGCTGATCTCCGTTTCCTGGAGACTAGTCTTGAGTGTGGCCACCCTGGTCCTGCTCTTTTTCACGTCCTGGTACGCCAGCTTTGGCTTCGTCCGCCGCTGGAACTGCATCCTGATGAGAAACCATGAAGTCACTGAGCAGCCCATGGCTTTGGAAAGAGCTGCGAGCCTCGTGCTCAAGGAGGCTGTCTCCTTTCTTGCAAG aaaTAAGCACGGTCCTTTCCTGCTCTTTGTGTCTCTGCTGCATGTCCATGTCCCCCTGGTGACCACAGAAAGGTTCCTTGGGAAAAGTCAGCACGGCTTGTACGGCGACAACGTGGAGGAGATGGACTGGCTCGTGG GGGAGATTCTGAACGCCGTTGAAACGCACGGCCTGAAAAACACGACTTTCACGTACTTCACCTCTGATCATGGGGGACACTTGGAGGCGAGAGACGGACACGTCCAACTGGGCGGGTGGAATGGAATTTACAGAG GCGGCAAAGGCATGGCCGGCTGGGAAGGCGGGATCCGGGTCCCAGGGATATTCCGGTGGCCTGGGGTCCTGCCGGCCGGCCGCGTGATCCATGAGCCCACCAGCCTGATGGACGTCTTCCCCACTGTGGTCCAGCTGGCAGGCGGCCAGGTGCCCCAGGACAG GGTCATTGACGGCCGGAGCCTGCTGCCCCTGCTGAGGGGAGATGCTGAGCACTCGGCACACGAGTTCCTGTTTCATTACTGCGGGCAGTATCTCCACGCCGCCCGCTGGCACGACAAGGACA GCGGAAGGCTCTGGAAGGTCCATTACACCACGCCCCGCTTCCACCCCGAGGGCGCAGGGGCCTGCCACAGCCGCAGCGTGTGCCCCTGCTCGGGAGCCGGCGTGACCCACCACGACCCTCCCCTGCTCTTCGACCTTTCCGAGGACCCGTCCGAGGCCCGGCCCCTGTCGCCCGACGCCGGGCCCCTGTACCACGAGGCGGTGGCCCGCGTGGGCCGGGCGGTCCGGGAGCACCGCCGGTCGCTGCGCCCGGCGCCTGAGCAGCTGTCCTTCTGGAACGTGGTCTGGAAGCCGTGGCTGCAGCCCTGCTGCGGGCCGTTCCCATTCTGCGCATGCTCCCGGGACGCGGACCCCAGGGAGACCTGA
- the ARSD gene encoding arylsulfatase D isoform X1: protein MDMSLSKLRELVKDREARQFCRPVDSQRVRHDLETIAPPLWPATEKATQENLFRRNSLNVLLIMCLLLKTCELKSANTSKPNILLIMADDLGIGDLGCYGNNTLRTPNIDRLAEEGVRLTQHLAAAPLCTPSRAAFLTGRHAFRSGMDATDGYRALQWNAGSGGLPQNETTFARILQRQGYTTGLIGKWHQGINCASRNDHCHHPLHHGFDYFYGMPFTLVNDCHPDRPPALDAGLRAKLWLSTQIMALGVLTVVAGKACRLISVSWRLVLSVATLVLLFFTSWYASFGFVRRWNCILMRNHEVTEQPMALERAASLVLKEAVSFLARNKHGPFLLFVSLLHVHVPLVTTERFLGKSQHGLYGDNVEEMDWLVGEILNAVETHGLKNTTFTYFTSDHGGHLEARDGHVQLGGWNGIYRGGKGMAGWEGGIRVPGIFRWPGVLPAGRVIHEPTSLMDVFPTVVQLAGGQVPQDRVIDGRSLLPLLRGDAEHSAHEFLFHYCGQYLHAARWHDKDSGRLWKVHYTTPRFHPEGAGACHSRSVCPCSGAGVTHHDPPLLFDLSEDPSEARPLSPDAGPLYHEAVARVGRAVREHRRSLRPAPEQLSFWNVVWKPWLQPCCGPFPFCACSRDADPRET from the exons atggacatgagtttgagcaaactccgggagctggtgaaggacagggaagcccggcagtTCTGTCGTCCTgtggactcgcaaagagtcagacacgacttagaaacAATTGCACCTCCGCTTTGGCCCGCCACCGAGAAAGCCACCCAGGAAAACCTGTTTAGAAG GAACTCTTTAAATGTGTTGCTCATCATGTGTTTGCTTCTGAAGACTTGCGAGTTAAAATCAGCGAATACGTCTAAACCAAATATTCTGCTGATAATGGCGGACGATCTGGGCATTGGGGATCTCGGTTGCTATGGAAACAACACACTAAG GACACCGAACATCGACCGGCTGGCGGAGGAAGGCGTGAGGCTCACCCAGCACCTGGCGGCCGCCCCCCTGTGCACCCCAAGCAGGGCCGCCTTCCTCACGGGGAGACACGCCTTCAGATCAG GCATGGACGCCACGGATGGCTACCGGGCCCTGCAGTGGAACGCGGGTTCGGGGGGACTCCCGCAGAATGAAACCACGTTTGCGAGGATCCTTCAGCGGCAGGGGTACACCACGGGCCTCATCG GAAAATGGCATCAGGGTATAAACTGTGCCTCGCGCAACGACCACTGCCATCACCCTCTGCACCACGGCTTTGACTATTTCTACGGCATGCCCTTCACGCTGGTCAACGACTGCCACCCAGACAGGCCCCCGGCGCTGGATGCGGGCTTGAGGGCCAAGCTGTGGCTTTCCACCCAGATCATGGCCCTGGGCGTGCTGACCGTCGTGGCCGGCAAAGCCTGCAGGCTGATCTCCGTTTCCTGGAGACTAGTCTTGAGTGTGGCCACCCTGGTCCTGCTCTTTTTCACGTCCTGGTACGCCAGCTTTGGCTTCGTCCGCCGCTGGAACTGCATCCTGATGAGAAACCATGAAGTCACTGAGCAGCCCATGGCTTTGGAAAGAGCTGCGAGCCTCGTGCTCAAGGAGGCTGTCTCCTTTCTTGCAAG aaaTAAGCACGGTCCTTTCCTGCTCTTTGTGTCTCTGCTGCATGTCCATGTCCCCCTGGTGACCACAGAAAGGTTCCTTGGGAAAAGTCAGCACGGCTTGTACGGCGACAACGTGGAGGAGATGGACTGGCTCGTGG GGGAGATTCTGAACGCCGTTGAAACGCACGGCCTGAAAAACACGACTTTCACGTACTTCACCTCTGATCATGGGGGACACTTGGAGGCGAGAGACGGACACGTCCAACTGGGCGGGTGGAATGGAATTTACAGAG GCGGCAAAGGCATGGCCGGCTGGGAAGGCGGGATCCGGGTCCCAGGGATATTCCGGTGGCCTGGGGTCCTGCCGGCCGGCCGCGTGATCCATGAGCCCACCAGCCTGATGGACGTCTTCCCCACTGTGGTCCAGCTGGCAGGCGGCCAGGTGCCCCAGGACAG GGTCATTGACGGCCGGAGCCTGCTGCCCCTGCTGAGGGGAGATGCTGAGCACTCGGCACACGAGTTCCTGTTTCATTACTGCGGGCAGTATCTCCACGCCGCCCGCTGGCACGACAAGGACA GCGGAAGGCTCTGGAAGGTCCATTACACCACGCCCCGCTTCCACCCCGAGGGCGCAGGGGCCTGCCACAGCCGCAGCGTGTGCCCCTGCTCGGGAGCCGGCGTGACCCACCACGACCCTCCCCTGCTCTTCGACCTTTCCGAGGACCCGTCCGAGGCCCGGCCCCTGTCGCCCGACGCCGGGCCCCTGTACCACGAGGCGGTGGCCCGCGTGGGCCGGGCGGTCCGGGAGCACCGCCGGTCGCTGCGCCCGGCGCCTGAGCAGCTGTCCTTCTGGAACGTGGTCTGGAAGCCGTGGCTGCAGCCCTGCTGCGGGCCGTTCCCATTCTGCGCATGCTCCCGGGACGCGGACCCCAGGGAGACCTGA
- the ARSD gene encoding arylsulfatase D isoform X3, with protein MDMSLSKLRELVKDREARQFCRPVDSQRVRHDLETIAPPLWPATEKATQENLFRRNSLNVLLIMCLLLKTCELKSANTSKPNILLIMADDLGIGDLGCYGNNTLRTPNIDRLAEEGVRLTQHLAAAPLCTPSRAAFLTGRHAFRSGKWHQGINCASRNDHCHHPLHHGFDYFYGMPFTLVNDCHPDRPPALDAGLRAKLWLSTQIMALGVLTVVAGKACRLISVSWRLVLSVATLVLLFFTSWYASFGFVRRWNCILMRNHEVTEQPMALERAASLVLKEAVSFLARNKHGPFLLFVSLLHVHVPLVTTERFLGKSQHGLYGDNVEEMDWLVGEILNAVETHGLKNTTFTYFTSDHGGHLEARDGHVQLGGWNGIYRGGKGMAGWEGGIRVPGIFRWPGVLPAGRVIHEPTSLMDVFPTVVQLAGGQVPQDRVIDGRSLLPLLRGDAEHSAHEFLFHYCGQYLHAARWHDKDSGRLWKVHYTTPRFHPEGAGACHSRSVCPCSGAGVTHHDPPLLFDLSEDPSEARPLSPDAGPLYHEAVARVGRAVREHRRSLRPAPEQLSFWNVVWKPWLQPCCGPFPFCACSRDADPRET; from the exons atggacatgagtttgagcaaactccgggagctggtgaaggacagggaagcccggcagtTCTGTCGTCCTgtggactcgcaaagagtcagacacgacttagaaacAATTGCACCTCCGCTTTGGCCCGCCACCGAGAAAGCCACCCAGGAAAACCTGTTTAGAAG GAACTCTTTAAATGTGTTGCTCATCATGTGTTTGCTTCTGAAGACTTGCGAGTTAAAATCAGCGAATACGTCTAAACCAAATATTCTGCTGATAATGGCGGACGATCTGGGCATTGGGGATCTCGGTTGCTATGGAAACAACACACTAAG GACACCGAACATCGACCGGCTGGCGGAGGAAGGCGTGAGGCTCACCCAGCACCTGGCGGCCGCCCCCCTGTGCACCCCAAGCAGGGCCGCCTTCCTCACGGGGAGACACGCCTTCAGATCAG GAAAATGGCATCAGGGTATAAACTGTGCCTCGCGCAACGACCACTGCCATCACCCTCTGCACCACGGCTTTGACTATTTCTACGGCATGCCCTTCACGCTGGTCAACGACTGCCACCCAGACAGGCCCCCGGCGCTGGATGCGGGCTTGAGGGCCAAGCTGTGGCTTTCCACCCAGATCATGGCCCTGGGCGTGCTGACCGTCGTGGCCGGCAAAGCCTGCAGGCTGATCTCCGTTTCCTGGAGACTAGTCTTGAGTGTGGCCACCCTGGTCCTGCTCTTTTTCACGTCCTGGTACGCCAGCTTTGGCTTCGTCCGCCGCTGGAACTGCATCCTGATGAGAAACCATGAAGTCACTGAGCAGCCCATGGCTTTGGAAAGAGCTGCGAGCCTCGTGCTCAAGGAGGCTGTCTCCTTTCTTGCAAG aaaTAAGCACGGTCCTTTCCTGCTCTTTGTGTCTCTGCTGCATGTCCATGTCCCCCTGGTGACCACAGAAAGGTTCCTTGGGAAAAGTCAGCACGGCTTGTACGGCGACAACGTGGAGGAGATGGACTGGCTCGTGG GGGAGATTCTGAACGCCGTTGAAACGCACGGCCTGAAAAACACGACTTTCACGTACTTCACCTCTGATCATGGGGGACACTTGGAGGCGAGAGACGGACACGTCCAACTGGGCGGGTGGAATGGAATTTACAGAG GCGGCAAAGGCATGGCCGGCTGGGAAGGCGGGATCCGGGTCCCAGGGATATTCCGGTGGCCTGGGGTCCTGCCGGCCGGCCGCGTGATCCATGAGCCCACCAGCCTGATGGACGTCTTCCCCACTGTGGTCCAGCTGGCAGGCGGCCAGGTGCCCCAGGACAG GGTCATTGACGGCCGGAGCCTGCTGCCCCTGCTGAGGGGAGATGCTGAGCACTCGGCACACGAGTTCCTGTTTCATTACTGCGGGCAGTATCTCCACGCCGCCCGCTGGCACGACAAGGACA GCGGAAGGCTCTGGAAGGTCCATTACACCACGCCCCGCTTCCACCCCGAGGGCGCAGGGGCCTGCCACAGCCGCAGCGTGTGCCCCTGCTCGGGAGCCGGCGTGACCCACCACGACCCTCCCCTGCTCTTCGACCTTTCCGAGGACCCGTCCGAGGCCCGGCCCCTGTCGCCCGACGCCGGGCCCCTGTACCACGAGGCGGTGGCCCGCGTGGGCCGGGCGGTCCGGGAGCACCGCCGGTCGCTGCGCCCGGCGCCTGAGCAGCTGTCCTTCTGGAACGTGGTCTGGAAGCCGTGGCTGCAGCCCTGCTGCGGGCCGTTCCCATTCTGCGCATGCTCCCGGGACGCGGACCCCAGGGAGACCTGA
- the ARSD gene encoding arylsulfatase D isoform X2, translating into MALTARRRRAAHAARNSLNVLLIMCLLLKTCELKSANTSKPNILLIMADDLGIGDLGCYGNNTLRTPNIDRLAEEGVRLTQHLAAAPLCTPSRAAFLTGRHAFRSGMDATDGYRALQWNAGSGGLPQNETTFARILQRQGYTTGLIGKWHQGINCASRNDHCHHPLHHGFDYFYGMPFTLVNDCHPDRPPALDAGLRAKLWLSTQIMALGVLTVVAGKACRLISVSWRLVLSVATLVLLFFTSWYASFGFVRRWNCILMRNHEVTEQPMALERAASLVLKEAVSFLARNKHGPFLLFVSLLHVHVPLVTTERFLGKSQHGLYGDNVEEMDWLVGEILNAVETHGLKNTTFTYFTSDHGGHLEARDGHVQLGGWNGIYRGGKGMAGWEGGIRVPGIFRWPGVLPAGRVIHEPTSLMDVFPTVVQLAGGQVPQDRVIDGRSLLPLLRGDAEHSAHEFLFHYCGQYLHAARWHDKDSGRLWKVHYTTPRFHPEGAGACHSRSVCPCSGAGVTHHDPPLLFDLSEDPSEARPLSPDAGPLYHEAVARVGRAVREHRRSLRPAPEQLSFWNVVWKPWLQPCCGPFPFCACSRDADPRET; encoded by the exons ATGGCGCTCACAGCGCGGAGGAGACGCGCGGCGCACGCCGCCAG GAACTCTTTAAATGTGTTGCTCATCATGTGTTTGCTTCTGAAGACTTGCGAGTTAAAATCAGCGAATACGTCTAAACCAAATATTCTGCTGATAATGGCGGACGATCTGGGCATTGGGGATCTCGGTTGCTATGGAAACAACACACTAAG GACACCGAACATCGACCGGCTGGCGGAGGAAGGCGTGAGGCTCACCCAGCACCTGGCGGCCGCCCCCCTGTGCACCCCAAGCAGGGCCGCCTTCCTCACGGGGAGACACGCCTTCAGATCAG GCATGGACGCCACGGATGGCTACCGGGCCCTGCAGTGGAACGCGGGTTCGGGGGGACTCCCGCAGAATGAAACCACGTTTGCGAGGATCCTTCAGCGGCAGGGGTACACCACGGGCCTCATCG GAAAATGGCATCAGGGTATAAACTGTGCCTCGCGCAACGACCACTGCCATCACCCTCTGCACCACGGCTTTGACTATTTCTACGGCATGCCCTTCACGCTGGTCAACGACTGCCACCCAGACAGGCCCCCGGCGCTGGATGCGGGCTTGAGGGCCAAGCTGTGGCTTTCCACCCAGATCATGGCCCTGGGCGTGCTGACCGTCGTGGCCGGCAAAGCCTGCAGGCTGATCTCCGTTTCCTGGAGACTAGTCTTGAGTGTGGCCACCCTGGTCCTGCTCTTTTTCACGTCCTGGTACGCCAGCTTTGGCTTCGTCCGCCGCTGGAACTGCATCCTGATGAGAAACCATGAAGTCACTGAGCAGCCCATGGCTTTGGAAAGAGCTGCGAGCCTCGTGCTCAAGGAGGCTGTCTCCTTTCTTGCAAG aaaTAAGCACGGTCCTTTCCTGCTCTTTGTGTCTCTGCTGCATGTCCATGTCCCCCTGGTGACCACAGAAAGGTTCCTTGGGAAAAGTCAGCACGGCTTGTACGGCGACAACGTGGAGGAGATGGACTGGCTCGTGG GGGAGATTCTGAACGCCGTTGAAACGCACGGCCTGAAAAACACGACTTTCACGTACTTCACCTCTGATCATGGGGGACACTTGGAGGCGAGAGACGGACACGTCCAACTGGGCGGGTGGAATGGAATTTACAGAG GCGGCAAAGGCATGGCCGGCTGGGAAGGCGGGATCCGGGTCCCAGGGATATTCCGGTGGCCTGGGGTCCTGCCGGCCGGCCGCGTGATCCATGAGCCCACCAGCCTGATGGACGTCTTCCCCACTGTGGTCCAGCTGGCAGGCGGCCAGGTGCCCCAGGACAG GGTCATTGACGGCCGGAGCCTGCTGCCCCTGCTGAGGGGAGATGCTGAGCACTCGGCACACGAGTTCCTGTTTCATTACTGCGGGCAGTATCTCCACGCCGCCCGCTGGCACGACAAGGACA GCGGAAGGCTCTGGAAGGTCCATTACACCACGCCCCGCTTCCACCCCGAGGGCGCAGGGGCCTGCCACAGCCGCAGCGTGTGCCCCTGCTCGGGAGCCGGCGTGACCCACCACGACCCTCCCCTGCTCTTCGACCTTTCCGAGGACCCGTCCGAGGCCCGGCCCCTGTCGCCCGACGCCGGGCCCCTGTACCACGAGGCGGTGGCCCGCGTGGGCCGGGCGGTCCGGGAGCACCGCCGGTCGCTGCGCCCGGCGCCTGAGCAGCTGTCCTTCTGGAACGTGGTCTGGAAGCCGTGGCTGCAGCCCTGCTGCGGGCCGTTCCCATTCTGCGCATGCTCCCGGGACGCGGACCCCAGGGAGACCTGA